One region of Sulfurisphaera ohwakuensis genomic DNA includes:
- the speD gene encoding adenosylmethionine decarboxylase has protein sequence MMGVVSTPKVVGRQVYGSLYECDNEVLKDVKRLEEIVKEAAKVGNMTLLDIKSWKIGEGVSVVAIVLESHITIHTWPEYNFATVDVYSCGAHTDPYKAFMYIVNELKAKRYTINEADRSSEF, from the coding sequence ATGATGGGGGTCGTCAGCACACCAAAAGTTGTCGGAAGACAAGTATATGGAAGCTTATATGAGTGCGACAACGAAGTTCTGAAAGACGTAAAAAGATTAGAAGAAATTGTAAAAGAAGCTGCAAAAGTAGGCAATATGACATTACTTGATATTAAATCGTGGAAGATAGGAGAAGGAGTAAGTGTAGTTGCAATTGTTTTAGAGAGTCATATTACTATACACACTTGGCCAGAGTATAACTTTGCAACAGTTGATGTATACTCTTGTGGTGCTCACACAGATCCTTATAAAGCATTTATGTACATAGTTAATGAATTAAAAGCTAAAAGATATACAATAAATGAGGCTGATAGATCATCAGAATTTTAA
- a CDS encoding DUF211 domain-containing protein has translation MPIRRLVLDVLKPIRGTSIVDLAEKISSIEGVDGVNISVTDMDVETMGLMIVIEGSNLNFEEIKKLLEEEGCAIHSIDEVASGNKIVEGRKEA, from the coding sequence TTGCCTATAAGACGTCTTGTTTTAGATGTTTTAAAACCTATAAGAGGTACATCAATAGTTGATCTAGCCGAAAAAATTTCAAGTATAGAAGGAGTTGATGGTGTAAATATTAGTGTTACTGATATGGACGTAGAGACTATGGGATTAATGATAGTTATAGAGGGTAGTAATTTAAACTTTGAAGAAATAAAGAAATTATTAGAAGAAGAAGGATGCGCTATTCATAGCATTGATGAGGTAGCAAGTGGAAATAAAATAGTAGAGGGGAGAAAAGAAGCATGA